GCCGAAGAGATTTTCTATCGTGCCGGCGGGCTGGCTCATGCCGTTCCGATGCTGGACGACAAGCTGATGTTGCACGAGAACGCCATCGAGGCCACCTACGTCGAAAGGCAGGAAGGCTATGCCGCCGGATTGCTGGAGCGGTATCCGGTCGCCGCCGGAGACCTGCTGATCGTGGCTTCCAATTCGGGACGGAACGCCGTGCCGATCGAACTGGCGCTGGCCGGTCGCGGTCGCGGGTTGAAAGTGGTGGTCATCACGAGCCTGCAACAAACGAGCGCCTGGCCTTCGCGGCATTCGTCCGGCAAAAGGCTGGCCGACGCGGGCGACCTCGTCATTGACAACTGCGCAGTGAACGGCGACGCGTGCGTGAAGTTGATTGGAATGCCGGGCGCGGTCGGCCCGACTTCCACCGTAACGGGCGCACTGATCGTGAACCTGATCATCGTGCAGGGCATCGAGAATGCGCTCGCGCGCGGTGTCGCGCCGGAGATCTACATCAGCAGCAACACCACCGGCGACGATCACAACAACAGTCTGCTGAAAAAATACCGGAGCCGCATCCGCCATTTGTAACCGGCAAGGGAGGTGGACCAGGGCGACGGGCTGTTGAGATCGCTGCAACCATTGACGATTGAGTCTTCCTTCGCGGGCCGCTACCTTGAACAAAGTTGATCAATCGAATGAACGCATTGTTGCTGCACGAA
Above is a window of Candidatus Angelobacter sp. DNA encoding:
- a CDS encoding SIS domain-containing protein, whose amino-acid sequence is MSAYDSYYTEVQKQLAQVHAGQRKALEQAAAWLGEALVNDRWLYAFGTGHSHMLAEEIFYRAGGLAHAVPMLDDKLMLHENAIEATYVERQEGYAAGLLERYPVAAGDLLIVASNSGRNAVPIELALAGRGRGLKVVVITSLQQTSAWPSRHSSGKRLADAGDLVIDNCAVNGDACVKLIGMPGAVGPTSTVTGALIVNLIIVQGIENALARGVAPEIYISSNTTGDDHNNSLLKKYRSRIRHL